In Rhodothermus marinus DSM 4252, a single genomic region encodes these proteins:
- a CDS encoding 3-keto-disaccharide hydrolase, whose amino-acid sequence MRRIILLATLWIINGGITKTMAQIDTTWAIHDMNRPRPPVVTPAPFDRPTAPPSDAIVLFDGTDLSAWERVGGGPAGWRVVDGYMEVVPGSGNIQTRQGFGDVQLHLEWSVPEDVTGEGQGRGNSGVFLMGRYEVQVLDSYQNDTYPDGQAAAIYGQYPPLVNAMRPPGQWQTYDIVFRRPRFDAEGRLLQPARMTVFHNGVLVQDCAVLTGPTAHRARPPYEPHPDRLPLMLQDHGDRVRFRNIWVRPLE is encoded by the coding sequence ATGCGACGGATCATCCTGCTGGCAACGCTGTGGATCATCAACGGAGGGATCACGAAAACCATGGCGCAGATCGACACGACGTGGGCTATCCACGACATGAACCGGCCGCGGCCGCCGGTGGTGACGCCGGCGCCGTTCGATCGGCCGACGGCCCCGCCCTCGGACGCCATCGTGCTGTTCGACGGCACGGACCTGTCGGCCTGGGAACGGGTCGGCGGTGGACCGGCCGGCTGGCGTGTGGTGGACGGTTACATGGAAGTGGTGCCCGGTAGCGGCAACATCCAGACCCGTCAGGGCTTCGGCGACGTGCAGCTCCATCTGGAGTGGTCGGTGCCCGAGGACGTGACGGGCGAAGGGCAGGGGCGCGGCAACAGTGGCGTCTTCCTGATGGGGCGCTACGAGGTGCAGGTACTCGACTCCTATCAGAACGATACGTACCCCGACGGTCAGGCGGCCGCCATCTATGGCCAGTATCCGCCGCTGGTGAATGCCATGCGACCGCCCGGCCAGTGGCAGACCTACGACATCGTGTTCCGGCGGCCCCGCTTCGATGCCGAAGGGCGGCTCCTGCAGCCGGCCCGCATGACGGTCTTCCACAACGGCGTGCTCGTGCAGGACTGCGCCGTGCTCACCGGTCCCACCGCACATCGGGCCAGGCCACCCTACGAGCCGCATCCGGATCGGTTGCCGCTCATGCTGCAGGATCACGGCGACCGCGTGCGGTTTCGCAACATCTGGGTGCGGCCGCTCGAATAG
- the argH gene encoding argininosuccinate lyase: MLWDKGQSVAAWVQRFTVGEDYRWDTLLLPYDIEGTRAHAAGLHRIGILSDEEFRAVSEALDALKAEVAAGRVVVRPEDEDAHTVIETYLTKRLGDTGKKIHTGRSRNDQVLTAIRLFLKDGLREAGRRVARLVEQLCELGTAYNDALMPGYTHLQQAMPSTAGLWALGYAELLLSDLAALRHAFDQVDVSPLGSAAGYGVPFLELPREEVARRLGFRALQLHVTAVQLSRGKLELHAAHALVQVGATLNRIASDLVLFNSQEFGFVELPPECCTGSSIMPQKQNPDVPELVRAGYHRLLAEMNVLLTLPANLPSGYHRDLQLTKEAVVRCVLHAHDLLTAMVQLLPGLRFRRDRMQAACTPALLATAEALRRVAEGVPFREAYRQAAAALDSLPQPDPETVLRAYRVDGYPGRGRPDRLLEQLRAFQDWLAPTESAGT; the protein is encoded by the coding sequence ATGCTCTGGGACAAAGGTCAATCCGTTGCGGCCTGGGTGCAGCGCTTCACCGTGGGCGAAGACTATCGCTGGGACACGCTGTTGCTGCCCTACGACATCGAGGGGACCCGGGCCCATGCCGCCGGACTCCACCGGATCGGGATTCTGTCTGACGAAGAGTTTCGGGCCGTTTCGGAGGCGCTGGACGCACTGAAAGCCGAAGTGGCGGCCGGCCGCGTGGTGGTGCGTCCGGAGGACGAAGACGCGCACACGGTGATCGAAACGTACCTGACCAAGCGGCTGGGCGACACGGGCAAAAAGATCCACACGGGCCGCTCACGCAACGACCAGGTGCTGACGGCGATCCGGCTCTTTCTGAAAGACGGGTTGCGCGAGGCGGGCCGTCGGGTCGCGCGTCTGGTCGAGCAGCTCTGCGAGCTGGGCACCGCCTACAACGACGCGCTCATGCCGGGCTACACGCACCTGCAGCAGGCCATGCCCTCGACGGCCGGCCTCTGGGCGCTGGGCTACGCCGAACTGCTCCTGAGCGACCTGGCCGCGCTGCGCCATGCCTTCGATCAGGTGGACGTCTCGCCGCTGGGCAGCGCGGCCGGCTACGGCGTGCCGTTTCTGGAGCTACCCCGCGAGGAAGTGGCGCGCCGACTGGGTTTTCGCGCGCTGCAACTGCACGTGACGGCCGTCCAGCTCTCCCGCGGCAAGCTGGAGCTACATGCCGCCCATGCGCTCGTGCAGGTGGGTGCCACGCTCAACCGCATAGCCTCGGACCTGGTGCTGTTCAACAGCCAGGAGTTCGGTTTCGTGGAGCTTCCTCCGGAATGCTGCACGGGTAGCAGCATCATGCCCCAGAAGCAGAATCCGGACGTGCCGGAGCTGGTGCGGGCCGGCTACCACCGCCTGCTGGCTGAGATGAACGTGCTGCTGACGCTTCCGGCGAACCTGCCCTCGGGCTACCATCGCGACCTGCAACTCACCAAGGAAGCCGTCGTCCGCTGCGTGCTGCACGCGCACGATCTGCTGACGGCCATGGTGCAACTGCTGCCCGGACTGCGCTTCCGGCGCGACCGCATGCAGGCGGCCTGCACGCCCGCCCTGCTGGCCACGGCCGAAGCGCTGCGCCGCGTGGCCGAGGGCGTGCCCTTCCGCGAAGCCTACCGCCAGGCGGCCGCCGCACTCGACAGCCTCCCCCAACCCGATCCCGAAACCGTCCTGCGCGCCTATCGCGTGGACGGCTACCCGGGGCGGGGACGGCCGGACCGCCTGCTGGAGCAGCTCCGCGCCTTTCAGGACTGGCTGGCCCCGACCGAGTCTGCCGGCACGTAG
- a CDS encoding RluA family pseudouridine synthase has translation MELQEVCIQLEVPPGYREGGRLDAYLARFLAQASRTKIQRGIREGRVTVNGVVVQKPAYTVQPGDVITLRILRPPPVEIVPEPIPLDIVYEDPYLIVVNKQAGLVVHPARGNRSGTLVNALLYYIGSGPVRFDEEDDLPEDDEIGLSMVSTGPTEAKLEAPRPGIVHRLDKDTTGLIVVAKDDVTHTGLARQFEHRTIARTYLAIVWGVPDPPRGRIEAAIGRDPRDRQRMAVVPDDRGKRAVTHYEVVEALPAAALVRFKLETGRTHQIRVHARHIGHPVLGDPTYGGRTIRYGPHTPRRRAFYDQLFARLTRQALHAHTLGFRHPRTGEWLEFEAPLPEDMACALEQLRQDPL, from the coding sequence ATGGAGCTGCAGGAAGTTTGCATTCAACTCGAAGTGCCGCCGGGTTACCGGGAAGGGGGGCGACTGGATGCCTACCTGGCGCGCTTTCTGGCGCAGGCTTCGCGCACGAAGATTCAGCGCGGCATCCGGGAAGGACGGGTGACCGTGAACGGGGTCGTCGTGCAGAAGCCGGCCTACACGGTGCAGCCCGGCGACGTGATCACGCTGCGCATCCTGCGGCCGCCGCCGGTCGAGATCGTTCCCGAGCCCATTCCGCTGGACATCGTTTACGAGGACCCGTATCTGATCGTCGTCAACAAGCAGGCGGGGCTGGTGGTGCATCCGGCCCGCGGTAACCGATCGGGTACGCTGGTCAACGCGCTGCTCTACTACATCGGAAGCGGTCCGGTGCGGTTTGACGAAGAAGACGACCTGCCCGAGGACGACGAGATCGGGCTTTCGATGGTCAGCACCGGTCCGACCGAAGCGAAACTGGAGGCGCCGCGCCCCGGCATTGTGCACCGGCTGGACAAGGACACGACCGGGCTCATCGTGGTGGCCAAGGACGACGTGACGCACACCGGGCTGGCCCGCCAGTTCGAGCACCGGACGATCGCCCGCACCTACCTGGCAATCGTCTGGGGCGTGCCCGATCCACCACGGGGACGTATTGAGGCGGCCATCGGGCGCGACCCGCGCGACCGGCAGCGCATGGCCGTCGTGCCCGACGATCGGGGCAAACGGGCCGTGACGCACTACGAGGTCGTCGAGGCGTTGCCGGCCGCCGCGCTCGTGCGCTTCAAGCTGGAGACGGGCCGTACGCATCAGATCCGCGTGCATGCCCGGCACATCGGCCATCCGGTGCTGGGCGACCCGACCTACGGCGGGCGCACGATTCGCTACGGGCCGCATACGCCCCGACGCAGGGCTTTCTACGATCAACTGTTTGCACGGCTGACGCGTCAGGCCCTGCACGCGCATACGCTGGGGTTCCGGCACCCCCGTACCGGCGAATGGCTCGAGTTCGAGGCGCCCCTGCCGGAAGACATGGCCTGCGCGCTGGAGCAGCTGCGCCAGGATCCCCTGTAG
- a CDS encoding PTS sugar transporter subunit IIA, which produces MIRFRKHRRTGEQTTPAPAEVRPEPAMQTSTSQIHQLLVPETIRVGLPGHTKEEVLNHLIDLLRGHPAVRDLEAVRQAVLARERMMSTGVGKGLGLPHAKTPAVTTTVAAFAITAEPVEFDAIDQQPVRLLFLLVGPEAAKSQHIKLLSRISRLMNRDGFRTRLLEARTPEEVLHLFEEGESQLVDQ; this is translated from the coding sequence ATGATTCGCTTTCGTAAGCACCGGCGCACAGGAGAACAGACGACCCCGGCGCCGGCCGAGGTGCGACCGGAACCTGCCATGCAGACTTCGACCTCCCAGATTCATCAATTGCTGGTCCCCGAAACGATTCGCGTGGGGTTGCCGGGGCATACCAAAGAAGAGGTGCTCAACCACCTGATCGACCTGCTGCGGGGGCATCCGGCCGTGCGCGACCTGGAGGCGGTCCGACAGGCCGTGCTGGCGCGCGAGCGCATGATGTCGACAGGCGTCGGCAAAGGACTGGGTCTGCCTCATGCCAAGACGCCGGCCGTGACGACCACGGTTGCCGCCTTTGCCATCACGGCCGAGCCCGTCGAGTTCGACGCCATCGACCAGCAGCCGGTGCGGCTGCTTTTTTTGCTGGTCGGACCCGAGGCGGCCAAGTCGCAGCATATCAAGCTGCTCAGCCGCATCTCGCGCCTGATGAACCGCGACGGTTTTCGGACGCGCCTGCTGGAAGCCCGCACGCCCGAGGAAGTGCTGCACCTCTTCGAAGAAGGAGAGTCGCAACTGGTTGACCAATGA
- a CDS encoding GYD domain-containing protein, giving the protein MATYLIFTRLGPDSFKDPAEFRQLADRVSEEIRKRCPGVTWKDSYVTLGRYDIVDVVEANDQAEVERAAMIIRALARATTETMVATPWKEFLQRLG; this is encoded by the coding sequence ATGGCGACCTATCTGATCTTTACGCGGTTGGGACCGGACTCCTTCAAAGACCCGGCCGAATTCCGGCAGCTGGCCGATCGTGTCTCGGAGGAGATCCGCAAGCGCTGTCCGGGCGTCACCTGGAAGGACAGCTACGTAACGCTGGGCCGCTACGACATTGTAGATGTCGTGGAGGCGAACGATCAGGCCGAGGTGGAGCGGGCGGCCATGATCATCCGCGCGCTGGCGCGGGCCACGACCGAGACGATGGTGGCCACGCCCTGGAAGGAATTCCTGCAGCGGCTCGGATAG
- a CDS encoding HAMP domain-containing methyl-accepting chemotaxis protein, producing the protein MVLVTVLIWRGLRELRAAQDWVLHSHEVMQQARALALDRSEMEDFALAYLLSGEERFREAYANQWRHFEQAVEALQQTVSDNPEQQARLKELAAAMQTWKQEMDALLARRPEVDAGRLRMSQLAAEVVAQQEKQEALQNRIASIQQAFLEAEQALNAERLARMKRRERMVFIEVAVALLAVALGIGLAFQVIRRSVVRPVQELEAAAYRISEGDLETTVAVRTEDEVGKLARAFNQMVASMREALDALQEEKAGAEQKVREAVAEIQAQQRYLAESVEHMLTQMERFAAGDLTVHLEVRKNDEIGRLYEGFNRAVANMRQMLVRVTEAIASTSSSAAQISASSEELAASAQQQAAQANEVTAAVEEMVRTIVENARSASETADVARANGDRAREGARVVQETVAKIRQIAQVVGESARTVERLGASSERIGEIVQVINEIAEQTNLLALNAAIEAARAGKHGRGFAVVADEVRKLAERTAQATKEIAEMIEGIRSETREAVKAIQRGSQEVEEGIALADQTGAALTQILEGAQRVLDRVTQIAAASEEQSATSDQISRSVEMISNLSHESARGVAQIARAAEGLSRLTDELNEMVRRFRLAQREAVRSPDEAVSVA; encoded by the coding sequence GTGGTTCTGGTAACCGTTTTGATCTGGCGGGGATTGCGTGAATTGCGTGCCGCGCAGGACTGGGTACTGCATTCACACGAGGTGATGCAGCAGGCCCGGGCGCTGGCTCTGGATCGCTCCGAAATGGAGGACTTTGCGCTGGCGTATCTGCTGAGTGGCGAGGAGCGGTTTCGCGAAGCTTATGCCAACCAGTGGCGGCATTTTGAACAGGCGGTGGAGGCGTTGCAGCAGACCGTCTCGGACAACCCGGAGCAGCAGGCGCGCTTGAAGGAGCTGGCGGCGGCCATGCAGACGTGGAAGCAGGAGATGGACGCACTGCTGGCGCGTCGTCCGGAGGTGGACGCTGGCCGGCTTCGCATGAGTCAACTGGCCGCCGAGGTCGTGGCACAGCAGGAAAAGCAGGAGGCGCTCCAGAACCGCATCGCTTCGATCCAGCAGGCTTTTCTGGAGGCGGAGCAGGCGTTGAATGCGGAGCGGCTGGCCCGCATGAAGCGGCGAGAGCGTATGGTGTTTATTGAAGTGGCGGTGGCGTTGCTGGCCGTGGCGCTGGGGATCGGGCTGGCCTTCCAGGTGATCCGCCGATCGGTGGTCCGGCCCGTTCAGGAGCTGGAGGCGGCCGCGTACCGCATTTCGGAAGGCGATCTGGAGACGACGGTCGCTGTCCGCACAGAAGACGAAGTGGGCAAGCTGGCCCGCGCCTTCAATCAGATGGTGGCGTCCATGCGCGAGGCGCTCGATGCGTTGCAGGAGGAGAAGGCGGGCGCCGAACAGAAGGTGCGGGAGGCCGTGGCCGAAATCCAGGCGCAGCAGCGCTACCTGGCCGAGAGCGTCGAGCATATGCTGACCCAGATGGAGCGTTTCGCCGCGGGTGACCTGACCGTGCACCTGGAAGTCCGGAAGAACGACGAGATCGGCCGCCTCTACGAAGGCTTCAACCGCGCCGTCGCCAACATGCGCCAGATGCTGGTGCGTGTGACCGAAGCGATTGCCTCGACGTCGAGCTCGGCCGCCCAGATCAGCGCTTCCAGCGAGGAGCTGGCGGCCTCGGCGCAGCAGCAGGCCGCGCAGGCCAACGAAGTAACGGCGGCCGTCGAAGAGATGGTGCGCACCATTGTTGAAAACGCCCGCAGCGCCAGCGAGACGGCCGACGTGGCCCGCGCCAACGGCGATCGGGCCCGCGAGGGCGCCCGCGTCGTGCAGGAGACGGTCGCGAAGATCCGCCAGATTGCGCAGGTGGTGGGCGAGTCGGCCCGAACCGTCGAGCGGCTCGGTGCCTCCAGCGAACGCATCGGTGAGATCGTGCAGGTCATCAACGAAATTGCCGAGCAGACGAACCTGCTGGCGCTCAACGCGGCCATCGAGGCGGCCCGGGCCGGCAAGCATGGCCGCGGCTTTGCCGTGGTGGCTGACGAGGTGCGCAAGCTGGCCGAGCGTACGGCCCAGGCCACGAAAGAAATTGCCGAAATGATCGAAGGCATTCGGAGCGAGACCCGCGAGGCGGTCAAAGCTATCCAGCGTGGCAGCCAGGAGGTGGAAGAAGGGATTGCGCTGGCAGACCAGACCGGGGCCGCCCTCACGCAGATCCTCGAGGGGGCGCAGCGTGTGCTGGACCGGGTGACGCAGATCGCCGCGGCCAGCGAGGAACAGTCCGCGACGAGCGATCAGATCAGCCGCAGTGTCGAGATGATCTCCAACCTGTCGCACGAGTCGGCCCGAGGCGTCGCGCAGATCGCCCGCGCGGCCGAAGGCCTCAGCCGGCTCACCGACGAATTGAACGAAATGGTGCGGCGATTCCGACTGGCGCAGCGCGAAGCGGTGCGTAGCCCCGATGAAGCCGTTTCCGTAGCCTGA
- a CDS encoding sialate O-acetylesterase: MKSYLLVLLVGLLLVGCARETRPLRLAPIFSDHAVLQRQQPIRIWGWGAPGATVTVRLDTVTAQTEVDAEGRWLVELPPQEAGGPYTLAVESNGERRVVEDVLIGEVWVASGQSNMEMPLMPRLAGWSPGDSVYGAAEAVRTANYPQLRLLTVERAVALTPQDTFAGTWQVASPQTVATFSAVAYFFGRRLHEALGVPVGIIHSSWGGTPAEAWTGRDHLRELEDFQEIVARLEATEPVLHELEAWRSRLQQIAVPAGNDTTFWATLDLNDGRYAESPLPDTLSMSLPTRWEDTAMGAFDGVVWFQRRVQVPEAWLGRDLVLELGPIDDMDRTYFNGQPVGGYERLGYWNTPRRYRVPAALVRRENLIAVRVIDTQGGGGLWGQPEQLRLYPEGEPDAALSLAGTWHYWPVAELVGRRLYVFGEGPLSYTGRPKLPVSLGPNTPTTLFNGMIHPLIPYSIRGAIWYQGESNVGRASQYERLFPTLIRCWRTHWALGEFPFYFVQIAPYDYGPNARSQRLREAQLRTMLRVPHTGMVVTTDVGDDHNIHPARKREVGERLALWALANDYGFRDLVYSGPIYERMEREDGRLRLYFRYAEGGLVLRPADGGGEFVIAGPDRVFHPARVRVEGETLVVWSPRVSDPQAVRYGWSNTPHATLFNRAGLPASPFRTDDWPEGD, translated from the coding sequence ATGAAAAGCTATCTGCTTGTGCTGCTTGTCGGGCTGTTGCTGGTCGGATGTGCCCGCGAGACACGTCCGCTGCGTCTGGCGCCCATCTTTTCGGATCATGCCGTGCTTCAGCGTCAGCAGCCGATCCGTATCTGGGGGTGGGGGGCACCGGGCGCCACCGTCACGGTGCGTCTCGATACGGTGACGGCGCAGACCGAGGTCGATGCGGAAGGGCGCTGGCTGGTCGAACTGCCCCCACAGGAGGCCGGCGGACCCTACACGCTCGCCGTCGAAAGCAACGGCGAGCGGCGCGTCGTCGAAGACGTGCTCATCGGCGAGGTCTGGGTGGCCTCCGGCCAGTCGAACATGGAGATGCCCCTGATGCCGCGTCTGGCGGGCTGGTCGCCGGGCGACTCGGTCTACGGCGCCGCCGAGGCCGTCCGTACGGCCAACTATCCACAGCTGCGGCTGCTGACGGTCGAACGTGCCGTGGCGCTGACCCCGCAGGACACCTTCGCCGGCACCTGGCAGGTGGCCTCGCCGCAGACGGTGGCGACGTTCAGCGCCGTGGCCTACTTCTTCGGCCGCAGGTTGCACGAGGCCCTGGGCGTGCCCGTCGGCATCATCCACAGCAGCTGGGGCGGCACGCCCGCCGAGGCCTGGACCGGCCGCGACCACCTGCGCGAACTTGAGGACTTCCAGGAAATCGTCGCCCGCCTGGAAGCCACCGAGCCCGTCCTGCACGAACTGGAAGCCTGGCGAAGCCGCCTGCAGCAGATCGCCGTACCCGCAGGCAACGACACCACCTTCTGGGCCACGCTCGACCTGAACGACGGCCGCTACGCCGAAAGTCCGCTGCCCGATACGCTCTCCATGTCGCTGCCTACCCGCTGGGAAGATACCGCAATGGGCGCCTTCGACGGTGTGGTCTGGTTCCAGCGGCGCGTCCAGGTCCCCGAAGCCTGGCTGGGGCGTGATCTGGTGCTGGAACTGGGCCCCATCGACGACATGGACCGCACCTACTTCAACGGGCAGCCGGTCGGTGGATACGAGCGGCTCGGCTACTGGAATACGCCCCGGCGCTATCGCGTGCCCGCCGCGCTGGTTCGCCGCGAAAATCTGATCGCCGTGCGTGTGATCGACACGCAGGGCGGTGGGGGCCTGTGGGGACAGCCCGAGCAGCTTCGGCTCTATCCCGAGGGCGAACCGGACGCGGCCCTTTCTCTGGCCGGCACGTGGCACTACTGGCCGGTGGCCGAACTGGTGGGACGCCGCCTGTACGTCTTTGGCGAGGGCCCGTTGAGCTACACCGGGCGTCCGAAGCTGCCCGTCTCGCTCGGACCCAATACGCCCACCACGCTCTTCAATGGCATGATTCACCCGCTCATCCCTTACAGCATCCGGGGAGCCATCTGGTATCAGGGCGAGTCGAACGTCGGGCGCGCCTCGCAGTACGAACGGCTCTTTCCCACGCTGATTCGCTGCTGGCGCACGCACTGGGCGCTGGGCGAGTTTCCCTTCTACTTCGTCCAGATTGCCCCTTACGACTACGGGCCGAACGCCCGCTCGCAGCGTCTCCGGGAAGCGCAGTTGCGCACCATGCTGCGCGTGCCTCATACGGGTATGGTCGTGACCACCGATGTGGGCGACGACCACAACATCCATCCGGCGCGCAAACGTGAAGTGGGCGAGCGCCTGGCCCTCTGGGCGCTGGCCAACGACTACGGCTTCCGGGATCTGGTCTACTCCGGTCCCATCTACGAACGCATGGAACGTGAGGATGGCCGCCTGCGGCTCTATTTCCGCTATGCCGAAGGGGGACTGGTCCTGCGCCCGGCCGACGGCGGCGGCGAGTTCGTGATTGCGGGACCGGACCGTGTCTTCCACCCGGCGCGGGTACGGGTCGAAGGCGAAACGCTGGTGGTGTGGAGTCCGCGCGTCTCCGATCCGCAGGCGGTGCGCTATGGCTGGTCCAATACGCCGCACGCCACGCTGTTCAACCGGGCCGGCCTGCCCGCTTCGCCCTTCCGCACCGACGACTGGCCGGAAGGCGACTGA
- the cas2 gene encoding CRISPR-associated endonuclease Cas2, giving the protein MPYYIAVYDVNVRRVAKMLKLFRRYLTWVQRSVFEGELTEAQFQRLQHEAGRLMNPDEDVVIFYELRDVRYSRRLVLGTEQGHRDRFL; this is encoded by the coding sequence ATGCCGTACTACATTGCCGTTTACGATGTCAACGTGCGGCGCGTCGCCAAAATGCTTAAGCTCTTCCGGCGCTATCTGACCTGGGTGCAGCGCTCCGTCTTCGAGGGCGAGTTGACCGAAGCGCAGTTTCAGCGCCTGCAGCACGAAGCCGGCCGGCTCATGAACCCCGACGAAGACGTGGTCATCTTTTACGAGCTGCGCGACGTCCGTTACAGCCGGCGTCTGGTGCTGGGTACTGAACAGGGCCACCGCGACCGCTTCCTATGA
- a CDS encoding M20 family metallo-hydrolase, producing MSGSIAQAVATEVIELLKSLVRFPSLSHQEAEIADFVEHYVRQAGLPVRRMDNNVYFWLGEGEDRLLLNSHLDVVPPSADHPFDPFEPVEVDGKLYGRGTVDAKASGAAMTTALLSLAREGWRPPNGQVIVALTACEETGGGYNGLEALRPHLPPLQAAIVGEPTCLQPCVAQKGLLILKLHARGRTAHAARPHLGDNAILRAARDIQRLSRFRFDRADPFLGAPTLTVTTIQGGTAHNVVPEHCTFTLDIRTTPAYTHAEIVQLLAGVVESEIEVHSDRFIPVATPVDARIVQACLRANPGSRPFGSPTASDWIFLHDIPTVKLGPGPSERSHTGGEHIELDELVRAVRVYRDIIRHYYALGEESRA from the coding sequence ATGTCAGGTTCGATCGCGCAGGCTGTTGCCACCGAGGTTATCGAGCTGCTCAAATCGCTCGTACGGTTTCCGTCGCTGAGCCATCAGGAGGCCGAGATTGCCGATTTTGTCGAGCACTATGTGCGCCAGGCCGGCCTACCCGTTCGCCGGATGGACAACAACGTCTACTTCTGGCTGGGCGAAGGGGAAGACCGGCTGCTGCTGAACTCCCATCTGGACGTGGTGCCGCCTTCGGCCGACCATCCGTTCGATCCCTTCGAACCGGTGGAGGTCGATGGCAAGCTGTACGGCCGGGGCACGGTCGATGCCAAAGCCAGCGGCGCAGCCATGACCACGGCGCTGCTGTCGCTGGCGCGCGAAGGCTGGCGGCCGCCGAACGGACAGGTCATCGTGGCGCTGACGGCCTGCGAGGAGACCGGCGGCGGCTACAACGGACTGGAGGCGCTGCGGCCCCATCTGCCTCCGCTGCAGGCCGCCATCGTGGGCGAGCCCACCTGCCTGCAGCCCTGCGTGGCCCAGAAAGGATTGCTGATCCTGAAACTGCACGCGCGCGGCCGCACGGCCCACGCCGCCCGGCCCCATCTGGGCGACAACGCCATCCTGCGGGCCGCCCGCGACATCCAGCGCCTGAGCCGGTTCCGCTTCGACCGGGCCGATCCGTTCCTGGGCGCTCCCACGCTGACCGTTACCACCATCCAGGGTGGCACGGCGCACAACGTGGTGCCGGAGCACTGCACCTTTACGCTCGACATTCGCACGACGCCGGCCTACACGCACGCCGAGATCGTGCAGTTGCTGGCGGGCGTGGTCGAATCGGAGATCGAAGTGCACAGCGACCGCTTCATTCCGGTGGCCACCCCGGTCGATGCCCGCATCGTGCAGGCATGCCTGCGGGCCAATCCGGGCAGCCGCCCCTTCGGCTCGCCGACCGCCTCGGACTGGATCTTTCTGCACGACATCCCCACCGTCAAACTCGGTCCGGGTCCCAGCGAGCGTTCGCACACCGGCGGCGAACACATCGAACTGGACGAACTGGTGCGCGCCGTCCGGGTCTATCGCGACATCATCCGCCACTACTACGCCCTCGGCGAAGAAAGCCGGGCCTGA
- a CDS encoding GH12 family glycosyl hydrolase domain-containing protein, translating to MRAVLVLSLLLLFGCDWLFPDGDNGKEPEPEPEPTVELCGRWDARDVAGGRYRVINNVWGAETAQCIEVGLETGNFTITRADHDNGNNVAAYPAIYFGCHWGACTSNSGLPRRVQELSDVRTSWTLTPITTGRWNAAYDIWFSPVTNSGNGYSGGAELMIWLNWNGGVMPGGSRVATVELAGATWEVWYADWDWNYIAYRRTTPTTSVSELDLKAFIDDAVARGYIRPEWYLHAVETGFELWEGGAGLRSADFSVTVQ from the coding sequence ATGCGTGCGGTACTGGTCCTGAGCCTGTTATTGCTGTTTGGATGCGACTGGCTCTTTCCCGATGGCGACAACGGAAAGGAACCGGAGCCTGAGCCCGAGCCGACCGTCGAGCTGTGCGGACGCTGGGACGCGCGCGATGTGGCCGGGGGGCGCTACCGGGTGATCAACAACGTATGGGGCGCGGAGACCGCCCAGTGCATTGAGGTCGGACTGGAAACGGGCAACTTCACGATCACACGGGCCGATCACGACAACGGCAACAACGTGGCCGCCTATCCGGCCATCTACTTCGGGTGCCACTGGGGCGCCTGCACGAGCAATTCGGGATTGCCGCGGCGCGTGCAGGAGCTGTCCGACGTGCGCACGAGCTGGACGCTCACGCCGATCACGACGGGCCGCTGGAATGCCGCCTACGACATCTGGTTCAGTCCCGTCACGAATTCCGGCAACGGCTACAGCGGCGGCGCCGAGCTGATGATCTGGCTGAACTGGAACGGCGGCGTGATGCCGGGCGGCAGCCGCGTGGCCACCGTGGAACTGGCCGGGGCCACCTGGGAAGTCTGGTATGCCGACTGGGACTGGAATTACATCGCCTACCGGCGCACGACGCCCACCACGTCGGTGAGCGAGCTGGACCTGAAGGCCTTCATCGACGACGCGGTCGCCCGCGGCTACATCCGGCCGGAGTGGTATCTGCATGCGGTGGAGACGGGCTTCGAACTCTGGGAGGGCGGGGCCGGTCTGCGAAGCGCCGATTTTTCCGTAACGGTGCAGTAG